Sequence from the Orcinus orca chromosome 11, mOrcOrc1.1, whole genome shotgun sequence genome:
CAGGGGGTGCCCTTCAAAATGGGTGCACATCCAGTCATGTAGCTCCAGCACATCAGTTATGGTGTATACCAGCCCCTGCACGGCAAAGTCACCCTAGATGGGGGGCTGCATGCAACTGAGCAGCAGGATCACGGGGGTGGTGGTGAGTCCTAAATGCACCCCCACTGAATTCTTAGTGGAAGGTCCCTTATTAGGTCCCTGaccccatcctccctcccactctcgaCTCACCCCAACTCTCAGCACGTAGGCATATTCTGCCAGCAGCGTGGGACTGATGATTCGCCACTTGTGCTTTGTCCGCTTGAAATGTGGGTCAGGGAAGAGGAAGAACATCTTTGTCAGCTGTGAGACAGACGTGCACCAACAGGATTGTGAGAGCCTGGCCTCCATGCCCCACCTGCTTACCAGCCTAACCCATGGgtgcccctccccacctggcCCTTGCGGAAGAAGTTAGGAAGGTGTTTCATGGCATTGCTACGGAGACAGGCGATGTTCTGGAAACCACCTCCAGGAGCCGCTCGTAGGGCCCGAATCCGGTCTTGCACATAATCTGAGACTTTCACCCGGATCTCCAGACCCAGAATCAGCGTGTCTGGGAACAGCGGTGACAGTTCCACTGGTCACAGAAATAGGAATGGAATCATCAACCTCATACTTGCAGGATATTCAAAGGAGTCAACACAGGAAAGGAAGCCTCAATCTGCAATTACCAAAATCAATAATGACAAGTGTGGCAAGAGAGCTACCTGTATGGATGGCTCTGTGCTGTAGGAGTGGGCTGCGGGAGACCCAAAAAAAGTCACCAGGACTGGAAGTGGGAGGGCCTGGGAATACATGTATCTTTGCATGTGCTTTAAAGTCTTCACAGTGTTTTCACacatgtctcatttaatcctcattacaTTCTGTGGTAAATtgcaaagatgagaaaactgagggtcagaaaCGCCCGAAGTCACAGAGCTAAGAAGAGGTAGAATCAGAACTTGAACCATGGTTTTCCGCCACCAAGTACCATGAGCTTCCTCTCTGTCATGCTGTTATTTCTATGGAAAATCTAAAAACAGAGAAGTCGGTCCAGCATGTATGGCTGGGACAATACAGACAacacaagagaaattagaaaatatgagcatGGAGAAGGAATGAGTTCTGgtgaggaaggggggagggggaggggtggtggtggaatcCCTGAGAAAGACAGTTCAGGATCACTGGCCACAGCGACTAATCTCTGACGCTTGTGCTGACCAGCTCACTGACCCGGCACCTAGCAGGTGAAATGGCTCACGTAGGGACTGGGGCCAGGGGCAGGGCCAGACAAGACAACCCAATTTCTAAGAGGCTTTGAGGCAGCCCCCTCCCTTCTCCAGGGCAAAGGCCACAGACCCAGAGTGGAGGGAAAGTGGAGGTTCTCCACACTGATGTCACAGCACCAATGTCTGGTCCGAAGGGGAAAGGCCAACTATGCCCCTGCCCCAAACCTGCTGAGTTGGCAGAACCTAGGCGTTGCCTCTCCTTGCTCCAGAGAAAGGGCCAGAGTGTTACCTAACAGGCCGCCATAGCCACAGCCTATGTCTGCAAACTCCACTTGGGCTTcagctctcttttctttcttatcttttggGTCATCGTGGCTCTGATTTTGAGTCAGTGGAGCAAAGAACTCTGGGTATAGCTCAGACCAATCCATGTCCTCTGGCTTCACAGGGCTATTGGAGAGAAGACGTGAGAAACATGAGAAGGTTGGTCATACCATTGCAGAAGcagtactgtgtgtgtgtgggtggatgggtgagggTGGGAGATGGATGAGAGGAGGCTTTCTCAAAAATTCTGTCAGAGCGGGCCCTTTGGCCTCTAGGAAGCACAATGGAAACCACCCTTAACCTCCCAGTGTGAATCATAGGCCTATCAAGTGGCCCATTATTGCTGATCTGCCTGTCTCCATTTCCAGAGTTGATGTGACTCTGGCTGCGCGGCTCTCCTTTCTGGGGCTCAAGTTCCCCTTGTCCCAGAGGCTGGCTTCCTAAGGCATAGGGACTTGGCTTTGTTGAAGTTCTCTGCGGGAAGAGGATGGAGTAAGGTGTGGGCAGATTGTGTATAAGtttgtcttcttttaaaattaatttttattggagtatagttgatttacaatgttgtgtaagtttctgctgtacagcaaagtgaatcagttatacatatacatatatccactcttttttagattctttccccatataggtcattacagagtatcgagtagagttccctgtgctatacagtaggctcttattagttacctacttcatatatatagtagtgcatatgtcaatcctaatctcccaattaatccctCCCCCcaagtttgtctttttttaaatcccacagATGAAACTGAAAGATGGAAACGACATTCGGCCTCCATTACTCTAGTCTCGGTAACAACTTCTTTCTCTTCCCAGACTTGCAACCCTACCCAGCCTTCGGCCAGAACGCCACGCCCCCTCCCAACCCGCCAACTCCGCCCTCTGCCCAATCTCCCAGACCCACCCTCCGCAAACTGACGTCACCCAGCTGATCCTCCCGAGCCTACCCTAAACCCTCCAACCGTCGCAGCACAATCGCTTTTCCCGGCTACTCTGAGAATTCTGCCCTACTCTCCCTCCCCCGCTCGCCCCTGCCCTGCTCACTCACTAGCGCAGCGTATGGTCCGCCATGGGGTTGGAGTGAGCCCGCTGCCGATAGTAGCGCTTCTGAGGCTGAGGGGCCTCGGCTCCTGCTGCGGCGTCCCCAGTCTCTGTTCCCGCCATGATCCCCAGCCCGGGTTTATCCACCGAACCCACGTGGACCACGACCGAGGCTCAGGGCGCACGAGAATGACGCACGAAGGCACGTAGTGAGCAGAGCCCACCCCTTAAAGCTCCAGGAGTGAATTCTAATGGGCTGGGCAGGGAGGAACGCAGAGGGGCCGCGCGGGAGGGCGCCTCCGGGCCGCTGGTCTTTAACTGGGCTGGCAAGGCCAGACCCCACCCAGCCTCTTTCCTTAGCCTGCTTCTGTTTGGTCTGGGTTACCACCCCGGTTGTAGGCCCCCGTGCACCCCGCAGGTGAGAGGGGTCCAGGGACCCCGCTTCCTACGGTGAGTTaatcctccctcctctccccttctcccgcTCTCCGAGCAGTCGACCGGGTCTGACCCCCGTGGTGCGGCGTGAGTCCCATCGTGTGTGCGCTGGGGACCGGAGCTAGGGAGGCAGCTCCTCATTCCACCTCCAGGAAGTCAAACTGGAGGAAGGAGGGCAAACTCGGGGAGGTGGGGCTCGGTGCCACTGGGCAGCCGAGACGGCCCGCGGTCCTCAACCCCCACGCCGCTTCAGATCCGGGATCCGAGCGCTGGCCGGCGACCCGGCACTCTCGCGGCCAGATGGCGGATCCCCGCCCAGATCCTGAATCAGAGCCCGAATCCGTGTTCCCACGGGAGGTCAGACTCTTCGCCGACTCCTACTCGAAGAAAAGCCGGTTCTATTTCTGTGGTCACGTGCTGAGCATCACGGAGAACTTCGGGTCCCGCCTCGGGGTGGCAGCGCACGTGTGGGACGCGGTGAGGAGTGAGCGGCCCTGGGCTAGGGTCCGCGGAAGGTCAGACCCCGGACTCTCGCTTTCCCATATGGAGCCAATCCCCGCTGCAgtcttatcttttctctcttttctcccgtAGGCTCTAAGCCTGTGCAACTATTTCGAGAGTCAGAATGTGGATTTCCGAGGCAAGAAAGTGATCGAACTGGGCGCTGGGACGGGCATCGTGGGTATCTTGGCAGCGCTGCAGGGTGCGTGAGCTTTgcggtgggagggggtgggggggaggacgGGGATGTGGAGAAGTTGTCACTTCCTGTATTCTTGGGAGAGGGGAATGGTTTGGAACCAGCCTAGTCCCTTCTTTCTAACTTTTTTCGTGTGTGTGCCCCTACTTGCTCCTGTGTGCCAGACAGCGCTGATTGGCTGTCAGAGCACCCAAGGTGGTTAATTTGGGGGCAAGGAATAAAAATCGGGCAGGCCTTAGTAGAAGGAGTTTTTCCTACCTTTTTGCTCTTTGTGATTTCATGGATATTTACAAGGAAAAATCTCCTTTGCTTTATATATGGTCTTCTGTCAAAATGCATATATGGGTATATCCTGTAGGGGGAGCAATTTGCAGGTATTAAACCTCATGAGTACTTTATGACTtcattgtgaatatatttttgatTCTTTAGGATTTCATTGCTTGGGAGGAACAAGCTTATGAGTTTCTGAGGGTTAGGGTGTGTTTTGTGGGAAGTGGGGTAGGAATTAGGCACTGCAGACTTGGGAAAGGAAAAGGTAAGGAAAATTTTGCTCCATTTTTGTCAAGAACCAAAAACTACAAAGGAA
This genomic interval carries:
- the METTL1 gene encoding tRNA (guanine-N(7)-)-methyltransferase isoform X3, which translates into the protein MRSCLPSSGPQRTHDGTHAAPRGPVKPEDMDWSELYPEFFAPLTQNQSHDDPKDKKEKRAEAQVEFADIGCGYGGLLVELSPLFPDTLILGLEIRVKVSDYVQDRIRALRAAPGGGFQNIACLRSNAMKHLPNFFRKGQLTKMFFLFPDPHFKRTKHKWRIISPTLLAEYAYVLRVGGLVYTITDVLELHDWMCTHFEGHPLFERVPLEELSEDPIVGHLGTSTEEGKKVLRNGGKNFPAIFRRIQDPTL
- the METTL1 gene encoding tRNA (guanine-N(7)-)-methyltransferase isoform X2 → MGLTPHHGASVVVHVGSVDKPGLGIMAGTETGDAAAGAEAPQPQKRYYRQRAHSNPMADHTLRYPVKPEDMDWSELYPEFFAPLTQNQSHDDPKDKKEKRAEAQVEFADIGCGYGGLLVELSPLFPDTLILGLEIRVKVSDYVQDRIRALRAAPGGGFQNIACLRSNAMKHLPNFFRKGQRTKHKWRIISPTLLAEYAYVLRVGGLVYTITDVLELHDWMCTHFEGHPLFERVPLEELSEDPIVGHLGTSTEEGKKVLRNGGKNFPAIFRRIQDPTL
- the METTL1 gene encoding tRNA (guanine-N(7)-)-methyltransferase isoform X1, with product MGLTPHHGASVVVHVGSVDKPGLGIMAGTETGDAAAGAEAPQPQKRYYRQRAHSNPMADHTLRYPVKPEDMDWSELYPEFFAPLTQNQSHDDPKDKKEKRAEAQVEFADIGCGYGGLLVELSPLFPDTLILGLEIRVKVSDYVQDRIRALRAAPGGGFQNIACLRSNAMKHLPNFFRKGQLTKMFFLFPDPHFKRTKHKWRIISPTLLAEYAYVLRVGGLVYTITDVLELHDWMCTHFEGHPLFERVPLEELSEDPIVGHLGTSTEEGKKVLRNGGKNFPAIFRRIQDPTL